The DNA sequence CCGcggcctcctcttcctcccacagcctcctcttcctcacctggccttcatcttcctcagcctcatcttccattttcagcctcctcttcctcacctggCCTCAtcttcctcagcctcttctttctttcctggcctcctccttcagcctcctcttcctccttcagcCTCATTTtgcctccccagcctcctcttcctcacctggCCTTCATCTTCCTCGCCTCGTTTTCCATTTTcggcctcctcttcctcacctggCCTCTTtccacagcctcctcttcctccttcgGCCTCCTCTTCCTCGGCCTCGTTTTCCAATTTTGGCCTcctccttcagcctcctcttcctccgtcttcctcctcttcctccctcagactcctcttcctcacctgccctcctcttcctcggcctcattttccagttttggcctcctccttcagcctcttcttcctccttcgGCCTCATCTTCCTCCTTCGGCCTCATCTTCCTCACCTGGCCTCATCTTCCTCACCTGGTCtccttcctcagcctcctcttcctccttcgGCCTCAtcttcctcagcctcttctttctttcctggcctccttcttcatcctcctcttcctcacctggCCTCATCTTCCTCACCTGGCCTcctccttcagcctcctcttcctccttcagcCTCATTTTGCCTcccacagcctcctcttcctcacctggCCTTCATCTTCCTCGGCCTTGTCTTCCATTttcggcctcctcctcctcctccttcagcctcctcttcctccttcgGCCTCATCTTCCTCAGCCTCATCTTCCATTTTTGGCCTCcttccttcagcctcctcttcctccgtcttcctcatcttcctcccaCAGCCTCATCTTCCTCGCCTGGCCTCATCTTCCTCAGCCTCATTTTCCATTTTcggcctcctcttcctccctcagcctcctcttcctcacctgccctcctcttcctcggcCTCGTTTTCCTTCCCCGGCCtccttcctcagcctcctcttcctcacctggcctcctcttcctccttcgGCCTCAtcttcctcagcctcttctttctttcctggcctccttcctcagcctcctcttcctctctcagCCTCATCTTCCTCACCTGGTCTcctccttcagcctcctcttcctccttcagcCTCATTttgcatccccagcctcctcttcctcacctggCCTTCATCTTCCTCGgccttgttttccattttcggcctcctcctcctccttcggcctcctcttcctcgcctggcctcctcttcctcagcctcATCTGCATTTTTTGGCCTCCTTCCTtcatcctcctctttctccgtcttcctcatcttcctcccaCAGCCTCATCTTCCTCGTCTGGCCTTCATCTTCCCAGCCTCATCTTCCATTTTcggcctcctcttcctccacagcctcctcttcctcccttcttcctccctcctccagcctcctcctcctcctcttcctcctcctcctcggcctTCAtcaccatcctcttcctccagcctcCATCCTCCTTGTCCTTcatcctcccctcctcctcctcctcctcctcctcctcctcctccccccctccccacggGACCAGGGGGCCCTGGGGGCGTtaattaaccccccccccccgcctcgtTAATTATTATTCCTGTAATTATCAGCCGCCCCGCGGAGATTCGGACGCGAATACACGGCGGGATCGGGGCTGCCGCTCTCTGCCTCCTCGGGGGAaaatttggggacattttgggtcattttggggtcatttggggtcTCTTGGGGACATTTGGCGTCATTTGGGGAtatttggggtcatttgggggcACCCGGGGGCCATTTGGGGTCATCTGGGGGCACTTGGGGACATTTGGAGTCtcttggggacattttggggttATTTTGGGGTCTCTTTGGGGACATTTGTGTCCCTTTGGGGCCATTTTGGGACCCTTTGAGGTcattttggggtccctttggggCCATTTGGGCCATTTGGGCccttttggggtccctttggggacatttggggtcattttggggccatttggggtcattttggggCCATTTGGGTCCCTTTTGGGCCATTTTGATCCATTTGGGCCATTTTGGGACCCTTTGAGGTCATTTTGGGGCCATTTGGGTCCCTTTTGGGCCATTTTGATCCATTTGGGGCCATTTTGGGACCCTTTGAGgtcattttggggacatttgggtcCCTTTGGGGCCATTTGGGTCCTTTTGGGGcccctttggggtccctttggggccatttggggacattttggggacatttgggtcCTTTTGGGGCCATCTTgggtccctttggggtccctttgtgGTCATTTTGGGGCTATTTGGGTCCCTTTGGGGCCATTTTGGGGTTATTTTGGGGCCCTTTGGatcatttggggacatttgggcCCCTTTGGGGTCATTTTAGGTCcttttggggtcattttgggtCCTTTGGGCCATTTGGGCCcttttggggtcattttggggCCCCCTGCAGCAATTTGGGTCCATTGGGGGTCCCCTGGGGCCATTTAGGGTCATTTCGGGGCTATTTGGGTCCCTTTGGGGCAATTTGGGGTAATTTTGGGTCCctttggggtcattttgggtCCATTTTGGGCCatttggggtccctttgggtCATTTTGGGTCCCTTTGGGGTCATTTGAGGTCATTTGGGGCCATTTTGGCcttttggggtcatttggggcCCCCCCCGCATGACGCAGGGCTCAGGaacgcgcccccccccccctccccccctcccccccccattgcGCAAGGCGGGGAAATCCCGGCCGTGACGTCacacgggggggggacaggaaacggggggggtatgggggctataggggaagggggatggggggggctgcgcccctataacccccccaggcagcccctaTGGGCTCCCCCCTGCCCTATATGGCCCCTATATGGCCCCTATAGcccccctatagcccccccccggcccctaTAGCCCCCCCTATAGCCCCTATAGCCCCTCCCAGCCCCTATATATTCCCCTATAGCCCCTATACCCCCCCTCACGGACCCTATATATGCCCCTATAGCCCCTATAGCCTCCCCCCGGCCCCTATATATTCCCCTATAGCCCCCCCCGCGCAGCCCCTATAGCCCCCCATACGCCCCCTATAGCCCCCTCTATAGCCCCCATGCCCCCTATAGACCCTATATAGACCCTATAACCCCCATATACCCCCCCGTACACCCCCTGTAGCCCCCGACATCGTTCCTATAGCCCCCTATTAGCCCCTATAGCCCCCCATACACCCCCCTATATAGCCCCCATATCCCCTATagaccctataaccccccatACACCCCCTATAGCCCCCTATATAGCCCCCTATATAGCCCCCCTGCCCCCTATAGCCCCTATACAGCCCCTATAGCCCCCCATAGACCCTATATAGACCCTATATAGACCCTATATAGACCCTATAACCCCCATATACCCCCCCATACGCCCCCTATAGCCCCCTATATAGCCCCCATGCGACGTATAGACCCTATATAGACCCCATATACCCCATATACCCCCCCATACACCCCCTATAGCCCCCTATATAGCCCCCATGCGACGTATAGACCCTATATAGCCCCTATATAGACCCTATAGCCCCGCCATACACCCCCTATAGCCCCCTATATAGCCCCCCATGCCCCCTATAGCCCCTATACAGCCCCCATAGACCCCCATACGCCCCCTATAGCCCCCTATATAGCCCCCATGCCCCCCATAGACCCTATATAGACCTTATATAGACCCCATAGCCCCCCATACACCCCCCTATATAGCCCCCATATCCCTTATAGCCCCTATATAGACCCTATAGCCCCCCATACACCCCCTATAGCCCCCTACAGCCCCCTATAGCCCCTATACAGCCCCCATAGACCCCCATACAGCCCCTATATAGACCCTATAGCCCCCTATATAGACCCCCTTCCCCCTATATAGACCCTATATAGACCCCCTATAGCCCCCTATATAGCCCCCATACCCCCAATAGCCCCCTATAGCCCCCTATACCCCCCCTATAGCCACCCTATagcccccccttttcccccccctcccctccccatacAGGCGGGAAATTCCCCaccaggccacgccccctttcCCCTCAACCACGCCCCCTTTCCCCTTAACCACGCCCCCCATCTCCCCTCACCCAATAGGATCCTCCTCCTGGGTGGGCGtggcctcccctcccctataaaagcggcggcgggggccggcggccgccattttgtgccatggcggcggcggcgacggCTCCAGCGGCGGCGGCTCCGTTCCCCAgcgggggggtctggggggctccgggggggctgGCGCCGACCCCCCCCCGCTATTTCACCTtcgagcccccccccgggcccagCGGAGCCCCCAGGCCCCGCCGCAGGCACCGCCGCGTCCTCTACCCGCCCGCTGTGAGTACCTCGGCCTGGCTCTgagggggggttttggggggctggggggcccccccccccctttttataCCCCCGGGGAGCCCAAATttggcctgggggggggcaggaagcGGCTCATTTCctgtgggggggaggggggtgagtCACAATTCGGGTGACTCAGCCCCGCGTGGAGCCacggggggggaagggaggggtgggggagggtcAAGGGGGTGATTATTGCCCCCCCTCAGGGCAGTATTGCCCCCCCCAGGGCAATTAATTGCAATTAATTAGGGGTTAATACCCCCAAATCGTTTtggaagctaagcagggtccGCCCGGGTTTCCTCTTGGATGGGTACCCTAATGAAAACTCCATGGGGTTGTAACCAGGAGGGGGATTTTTACccaaatattgtttttttttttcccaaaaaattTCTAACCCATATGCAGGGGGGTGTAGGGGTTAATTATTGCCCCCCCCGGGGCAATTAATTGCAATTAATTAGGGGTTAATACCCTTCCATCGTTTtggaagctaagcagggtccGCCCGGGTTTGCTTTTGGATGGGTTCCCTAAAGCAAACTCCATGGGGCTGTAACCAGGAGGGggatttttccccaaaactacattttttttccccaaaaatttCTAACCAATATGCAGGGGGGTGTAGGGGTTAATTATTGCCCCCCAGGGCAATTAATTGCAATTAATTAGGGATTATTACCCCTGGATCGTCTtggaagctaagcagggtccGCCCGGGTTTGCTCTTGGATGGGTTCCCTAATGAAAACCCCATGGGGTTGTAACCAGGAGGGGGATTTTTCCCCAAATcgcgttttttttccccaaaaaacttCTAAACCATGTGCAGGGGGGTGTAGGGGTTAATTATTGCCCCCCAGGGCAATTAATTGCAATTAATTAGGGGTTAATACCCTTGGATTGTTtaggaagctaagcagggtccGCCCGGGTTTCCTCTTGGATGGGTTCCCCAACGTGATCTCCATGGGGTTGTAACCAGGAGGGggatttttccccaaatcatgttttttttttcccaaaaaaactTCTAATCCATGTGCAGGGGGGGTGTAGGGATTAATTATTGCCCCCCAGGGCAATTAATTGCAATTAATTAGGGGTTAATACCCTTGGATCGTTTtggaagctaagcagggtccGCCCGGGTTTCCTCTTGGATGGGTTCCCTCACGCGATCTCCATGGGGTTGTAACCAGGAGGGGGGATTTTTCccaaaactactttttttttcccccaaaaaattcTAACCCATGTGCTGTGGGGTTATAGGGATTAATTATTGCCCTCCCAGGGCAGCATTCCTGCCCCGGGGGCAATTAATTAGACTTAATTAGGGATTATTACCCCCAGATCGTCTtggaagctaagcagggtccGCCCGGGTTTCCTCTTGGATGGGTTCCCCAACGCGATCTCTACAGGGTTGTAACCGGGGCTTGGAACTTCAccaaaaaatgcctttttttcccccaaaaaatgaatttctaacccaatttttttaatttttttacctcttttagGTGCGAAGGCCGCCCCCGACGGAGGAACCGAGCGCAGCCAAGCGTTTGCtgatcctgctgctggccgtggTGGGCGCCCAGGTCTACAGCGCGCCGGGGGACGCGGCACCCACGGTGACACCCGAGGCGGCCGTGACCCCCCCGGTGACACCCGACGTGACCTTGAACCCCCCCTCTGTGACCCAGGAGCTGCCCAGGACGGCGGTGACAACGTGCCCACCCAACGGGACCCTCGTAAGGACGCACttgggggcacccatgggtgcctcCTGCCCGCTGCTGCTGTCGCCCACCCTGGACCCCCCCAACGGCACggccgggggggctgcccgCTGAGGGGGGCCACCCGGGACCCTCCCCACCTTTTGGGGTGACCCTACAAGATGTcaccagcaccccggggtggcACCCGTTGGACTCATGGGAGCGAcgcccagcacccatgggtgccccccgcCTGGCCCTCGGGgaggcacccagcaccccaatAACGTTTTGGGGTCAAACACTACGATATCAGGACTTTGATGGTactcagcacccatgggtgcccctaCCTCACCCTCGGGGCCGTGAGCCTCGGggcttcccctcccctcccccccccccccactatttatttattgtatttatttcttggTTATTTAATTGGGGGGGAATTATTTAATTTGCGGGTTATTTAAGGCTATTTAATTCGGGGTTATTTAACGTGATTTCGGGGTTATTTATACCATAACTTATTTAACACGAGTCGCTGCTGTGTCGTCATTCGAGCTTTGCGTCGCACCACAACTCcccaaaaaagagaaatttcatgttttctccccCAAATTCCCAATTTGGGGGGGCAGAAGACCCTAGAAGAAAGCACCGTTTGGGGTAAAAAGCACCATTTTGGGTAGAAAACGCGGTTTTGGGTAGAAAGCACCACTTTTCATCGCGAGTCGGCCGTTTATTGAACCGACCCGGGATACAAAGTCACAccagaaaagaacaacaaaaaaaggcaaatattctatcattttttttaaaaaaggggcTGAAATCAGCCCGGTTTGCTCCCGTTTTGGGTGTAGAAAGCGGGGAATTGGGCAAACCCAGCACTGCGGCTCCGCACAAGGTAATAAATCGAGTCCAAAACGTGATTTTCAGTGCTGGTTTCTTGTGCAGGTGGCCCGAATCtgggcttttttcccccaaatccagCGGGAGCATCGCTGCGTGGCCACCGGAGGGCCAAAACTTTGTGAACAAGACACAAAAAAACGGTATAAAATAACCCAAAATTGCAATTATCGTCTGCTGACAGCAGACGGGCCTGCcaccccccacccaccccctaAAATAAATCCACGTTGGGgcagaaaaagggggaaaaaccccaaaaaagccctttttctgcttcagttctTGAACGTTCCCGAGCGCCGCCCTTTGGGGACAGTCCTGGGAGATTTGGTAAATccacaggaggaggaaaaacgGGGGGGAAACGGGTCAAAAAAGGGAGTAGGGTGGCCCCATAAAATGGGGGGGGACCCCGAGAGGTGCCCCAGGGTGGGAACAGCCCGAGTCCTGCTGGAAATGTGCGTTTTGGCTGTTTTTTACCCAAAAAAGGGGCaacgggaggggaggggggctggtGGGTGGGTGGAGAGGATGAAGATGGTGAGGGTGGGGATGAAGGGGTTGAAGATGATGgggatgaagatgatgatggtgaAAATGGGGATGAAGATGATGGTGAAGATGATGgggatgaagatgatgatgtcAACAGCGATGGCTCTGGAggtgaggatgatgatgatggtgggGATGAAGATGGGGATGGAGACGCTGATAATGATGGAGGTGAGGAAGATGATGGTGAGgatgatgaagatgaggatGGGAGTGTTGATAGCGATGGAGGTGAGGATGATGATGGTTGGGGCCAATTGTGATGAAGATGACGATGGTGAGGCTCAGGGCGATGAGGATGATGATGGAggggatgatgatgatgatgaagggGATGAAGATGAAGGGGATGAAGATGCTGATATGGCGGTGaggatgatgatggtgatgacGGTGAGGACGAAGATGATTGGGGCTGAcgatgatgaagatgatgatggtgaggatgacgaagatgatgatgaagatgatgacggtgaggatgatgatgatggtagGGGCCATCGATGATGAAGAGGATGATGGTGAGGCTCATGGcgatgaagatgatgatggagaggatgatgatgatgatgatggtgaggATGACGATGGGGCCGGAGGGGCCAATCCCAGACCCCCTTGTGCCTGAgacccccccgtgcccccctctgtggggggggtcccgcgACCCCCACCCCCACTCAATTCAATTGATGAGGGAGGAGGCCGGGGGTGCCCCGGGGGGGGACGCGGCCGGGGggaaggcggggggggggaaggcgcGGGTTGGGAACGGGAGGGCCCAGGGCAGCTCCagggggggcaggggcagggcggcgggggcggcggggaaggggggcagcggggggggcggggaagGCGCCagggggcagcggcggggccggggtgGCGTTGGCGTTGGCGATGGCGTTGGAGATGACGTTGGCCATCGCGTTGGCGTTGGTGATGACATTGGCGTTGGAGTTGACGTTGGCGTTGATTTTGGCGTTGGTGATGACGTTGGCCATGGTGTTGACGTTGGCGTTGGCCATGGCGTTGACGCTACCGTTGACGTTGGTCATGGTGTTGGTGATGGCGTTGACGTTGGAGTTGACGTTGGATTTGGTGTTGACGTTGACGTTGGCGTTGGCCATGGCATTGGAGTTGACGTTGGAGTTGGAGTTGACGTTGGCCATGGTGTTGACGTTGACGTTGGCGTTGATTTTGGCGTTGGTGATGACGTTGGCCATGGCATTGACGCTACCGTTGACGTTGGCGTTGGCCATGGAGTTGACGTTGGGGTTGGAGTTGATGTTGGATTTGGCGTTGATGTTGGCCATGGCGTTGGCGTTGACATTGGCGTTAATTTTGGCGTTGGTGATGCCGTTGGCCATGGCGTTGACGTCAGTCATGGCGTTGGCGTTGGGGTTGACGTTGGGGTTGGTGATGGCATTGACGTTGGTGACGCTGTTGACGCTACTGTTGACATTGGCCATGGCGTTGACGTTGGCGTTGACGTTACCGTTGACGTAGGCGTTGGCGTTGGCCATGGCGTTGGCGTTGATTTTGGCGTTGGTGATGACGTTGGCCATGACGTTGACGTTGACGCTGGCGTTGCCGTTGGCCGCGGCGTTGGCCTTGCCCTTGTCCCCGGCGTGGGTGCGCTGGTGCCGGTTGAGGTGGGAGCTGCGGCTGAAGCACTTGGCGCACTCGGGGCACTTGTAGGGCTTCTCGCCGGTGTGCACGCGCCGGTGGATGGTGAGCTCGGAGCGCTGGATGAAGCTCTTGCCGCACTCGGGGCAGCCGTAGGGCTTCTCGCCGAGGTGGGTCCGCCGGTGGGTCAGGAGGTTGGAGGAGACGCTGAAGCACTTGGAGCACTCGGGGCACTTGTAGGGCTTCTCCCCGGTGTGCATGCGCCGGTGGATGGTCAGGTCGGATTTTTGGATGAAGCCCTTGCCGCAATCGGGGCACTCGTAGGGCTTCTCCCCGGTGTGGATGCGCCGGTGCTTGACCAACGCCGAGCGTTGCCCGAAGCCCTTCCCGCACTCGCCACACTTGTAGGGTTTTTCGGGTGCCACCGCCACGCTCCCAATCCCCcgtccttcctcctcctcctcctcctcctcctcctcctcaccgcAATCGGGGCACCGCGGCGGGGGGCGCCCCCCGGCGTGCGCCCGCTGGTGTTTGAGCAACGCCGCGCCGTGCCCGAAACACCACCCGCGCTCCCGGCACTTGGAGATCCTCCCGCGGCGCTGCTGGGCGCCCAAAAACCCTTCCGAATGTTTCGGGCAGCGTTCGGCGGCGCGTTCGGCGGCGTGGATTTTGCGGTGCCGCTCCAGGTGGGAGCTGACGCTGAAGCTTTTGCCGCACTCGCCGCACGGGTACGGCCGCTCGCCGGTGTGGACGCGGTGGTGGCGCTCCAGGTCGGATTTTTGGATGAACCCCTTACCGCAATCCCCGCAGGCGAAGGGGCGCTCCCCGGTGTGAATTCGGCGGTGCTGGGTGAGGTTGGACCCGCGGCTGAAGCTCTTGCCGCAATCCCCGCACCGGTGCGGCTTTTCGGCGCCGTGCGTCTTGCGGTGCTTGCCGAGCGCCGCCCGCTGCCCGAAGCCCTTCCCGCACTCCCCGCACCGAAACGGGGCGCCGGCGGGTGCCAAAACCccaatttcccccccccccggctccgccGAACGCCCGCGGGGTTGGACCCCCGACCTCCCGGCGACGCCGGCGTGGGTTCGGCGGTGCCGGTCCAGGTGGGAGCTGACGCTGAACCTTTTGCCGCAGTCGCCGCACGGGTACGGCCGCTCGCCGGTGTGGACGCGCCGGTGCCGCTCGAGGTCGGATTTTTGGATAAATCCCTTACCGCAATCCCCGCACCGGTGCGGCCGCTCCCCGCTGTGGATCCGCCGGTGCTGGGCCAGGTTGGAGCCGCGGCTGAAGCCCTTGCCGCACTCGGCGCACCGGTGTGGCTTTTCGGGGACAACGACAGTGACAACGGTGGTGGCACCGCCGTGGCACCGCCGGgattttttggtggtggtggtggcaccgTGGACGCATTGGGTGCACGGGGTCGCGGTCGCCGAATTTTTTttggcgccgccgccgcgccgctgGGGTCTGCCGGGGGGCTCCGCCGGTGGGGACGGGGACCGCGGTGCCGCCTCCTCGGTGCCTCCTTGAggaattttgggggggggtggtgtTAAAGATCCCCCCCCAACCGGGACCCCCGCGCCGGGACCCCAAAAGTTGAGCCCCGGTGTTGTTTCGACCCATCATGTCTGaattttggggggttttgggctcgttttggggggttttgggctcgttttggggggttttggcCTCGTTTTGGGGGTCTAGGTTTGAATGTGGGGGGCCCTGGTCTGAATTTGGGGGGGCCTGGTCTGAATTTGGGGGCCCTGGTTTGAATTTGGGGGGCCCTGGTTTGAATTTGGGGGGGCCTGGTCTGAATTTGGGGGGGCCTGGTCTCAGTTTTGAGGTCCCCGCCCTGAATTTGGGGTCCTAACCCTGATCCCGTGCCCAAATTTGGGGTCCCAGGCCCAAATTGGGGTCCCTGGCCTGAATTTGGGGGGCTCACACCCGAATTTGGGGGGCCCAACCCTGAATTTAGGGTCCCGTCCCTGATCTTGTGTCCAAATTGGGGGTCCTAGACCTGAATTTGGGGTTCCGGGCCTGAATTTGGGTGCCTGAGGCTAGATTTGGGGGGGCCTAGACCTGAATTTGGGGTCCTGTCCCTGATCCTATGCCCAAATTGGGGTCCTAGACCTGAATTTGGGGGCTCAGGCCCAAATTTGGGTGCCCAAGGCTGGATTTGGGGGGCCTAGACCTGAATTTGGGGTCCCAGGCTTGAATTTGGGTGCCCAAGGCTAGATTTGGGGGGCCTAGACCTGAATTTGGGGTCCTGTCCCTGATCCTGTGCCCAAATTGGGGTCCTAGACCTGAATTTGGGGGTCCCAGGCCTGAATTTAGGGTCCTGTCCCTGATCTTGTGCCCAAATTGGGGTCCTAGACCTGAATTTGGGGGGCTCAGGCCCAAATTTGGGTGCCCAGGGCTGAATTTGGGGGGC is a window from the Anas acuta unplaced genomic scaffold, bAnaAcu1.1 SCAFFOLD_413, whole genome shotgun sequence genome containing:
- the LOC137849067 gene encoding uncharacterized protein encodes the protein MEVRMMMVGANCDEDDDGEAQGDEDDDGGDDDDDEGDEDEGDEDADMAVRMMMMMTVRMMMMVGAIDDEEDDGEAHGDEDDDGEDDDDDDGEDDDGAGGANPRPPCA
- the LOC137849066 gene encoding zinc finger protein 665-like; its protein translation is MRGAPGWSRCCGSWFGSRARGGRGRGRKRAPRPPRDGGGTEEAAPRSPSPPAEPPGRPQRRGGGAKKNSATATPCTQCVHGATTTTKKSRRCHGGATTVVTVVVPEKPHRCAECGKGFSRGSNLAQHRRIHSGERPHRCGDCGKGFIQKSDLERHRRVHTGERPYPCGDCGKRFSVSSHLDRHRRTHAGVAGRSGVQPRGRSAEPGGGEIGVLAPAGAPFRCGECGKGFGQRAALGKHRKTHGAEKPHRCGDCGKSFSRGSNLTQHRRIHTGERPFACGDCGKGFIQKSDLERHHRVHTGERPYPCGECGKSFSVSSHLERHRKIHAAERAAERCPKHSEGFLGAQQRRGRISKCRERGWCFGHGAALLKHQRAHAGGRPPPRCPDCGEEEEEEEEEEEGRGIGSVAVAPEKPYKCGECGKGFGQRSALVKHRRIHTGEKPYECPDCGKGFIQKSDLTIHRRMHTGEKPYKCPECSKCFSVSSNLLTHRRTHLGEKPYGCPECGKSFIQRSELTIHRRVHTGEKPYKCPECAKCFSRSSHLNRHQRTHAGDKGKANAAANGNASVNVNVMANVITNAKINANAMANANAYVNGNVNANVNAMANVNSSVNSVTNVNAITNPNVNPNANAMTDVNAMANGITNAKINANVNANAMANINAKSNINSNPNVNSMANANVNGSVNAMANVITNAKINANVNVNTMANVNSNSNVNSNAMANANVNVNTKSNVNSNVNAITNTMTNVNGSVNAMANANVNTMANVITNAKINANVNSNANVITNANAMANVISNAIANANATPAPPLPPGAFPAPPAAPLPRRPRRPAPAPPGAALGPPVPNPRLPPPRLPPGRVPPRGTPGLLPHQLN